One window from the genome of Thermococcus siculi encodes:
- a CDS encoding radical SAM/SPASM domain-containing protein, giving the protein MGYKLRDLTIEVTRKCPLKCLFCSSGSSPSADETLDYNEVTSIIDEALSLGVESISFSGGEPFVYPHLFEAIEYIKNHDNSVEVVIYTSGNIFEEDKRVSLSKELLKNAKDAGTDKIVFSLHGCKEEHDTLTGVRGSFENVIRSMLNAKSLDINLEVHFVPTRLNYKSIKNVAGLLLALGIPSLHILRFVPQGRGKEYRASLQLTWKEELELREIVESIKKQMDIEVYTGAHYNALFLDPEIARKHSCTAGIEKATVMPDGGVVPCSALKDHEFWHHVDSIREKPLSEIWNSSDVFVTTRNYLIGVFKEGPCSRCPLKNVCKGGCLAQRLVVDKDNPISYPDPLCARLHGETQ; this is encoded by the coding sequence ATGGGTTATAAGCTTAGGGATTTGACAATTGAGGTTACTAGAAAATGCCCACTGAAATGCCTGTTTTGTTCGTCTGGGTCTTCCCCAAGTGCTGATGAGACATTAGATTATAACGAAGTGACTAGTATCATTGATGAAGCACTTTCTTTAGGTGTAGAATCTATTTCGTTCTCTGGTGGAGAACCATTTGTATATCCTCACCTTTTCGAAGCAATTGAGTATATTAAAAACCATGACAATTCAGTGGAGGTCGTTATATACACCTCTGGAAACATCTTTGAGGAAGATAAGAGGGTTTCTCTTTCAAAGGAACTACTAAAAAATGCTAAGGATGCAGGTACGGATAAAATCGTGTTTAGTCTTCATGGATGCAAAGAGGAGCATGACACTTTGACTGGTGTTAGGGGTAGTTTTGAAAATGTCATCCGATCTATGCTCAATGCAAAATCCTTGGACATTAACCTTGAAGTCCATTTTGTTCCAACCAGACTGAATTACAAGTCAATTAAAAATGTTGCTGGCCTTCTACTGGCACTGGGTATTCCTTCATTGCATATATTAAGGTTTGTTCCTCAGGGACGGGGGAAGGAGTATCGTGCCAGCCTCCAGCTAACATGGAAAGAAGAATTGGAACTACGTGAGATTGTGGAATCAATTAAAAAGCAAATGGATATTGAAGTATACACTGGAGCTCATTATAATGCTCTTTTCCTCGACCCGGAAATTGCTCGAAAACATTCATGTACCGCAGGTATAGAAAAGGCCACAGTTATGCCGGATGGAGGAGTTGTTCCATGCTCTGCGTTGAAAGATCATGAATTTTGGCATCATGTGGATTCAATTCGGGAGAAACCTCTCAGCGAAATATGGAACTCCTCAGATGTCTTCGTTACTACTAGGAACTACTTAATAGGAGTCTTTAAAGAGGGTCCCTGCAGTAGATGCCCACTTAAAAATGTCTGTAAGGGGGGGTGCTTGGCTCAACGATTAGTGGTTGACAAGGATAATCCTATTTCATACCCTGATCCCCTGTGTGCAAGGCTCCATGGTGAAACACAATGA
- a CDS encoding magnesium-dependent phosphatase-1, translating to MRLLVLDLDGTLWDHEDASRLVSPYDFHNDYLVDSIGEELHLFPGVRDFLDWASERFLLSIASWNIEERVGPILEGFGLWDYFLLPKIEGHPDKADMIRRTIEELESIGYTIDDVIYVDDRAIHVDRIKMELPEVDFIHMWVDVKSFEELRQLLEKLD from the coding sequence GTGAGACTGCTTGTTCTCGATCTGGACGGTACCCTCTGGGATCACGAGGACGCCTCACGTTTAGTTTCCCCTTACGACTTTCACAATGATTATCTGGTCGATTCCATCGGCGAAGAACTGCACCTTTTTCCCGGTGTTAGGGACTTCCTTGATTGGGCCAGCGAGCGCTTTCTTCTCTCAATAGCCAGCTGGAACATTGAGGAGAGAGTTGGGCCCATTCTCGAAGGATTCGGCCTCTGGGACTACTTTCTCCTTCCGAAAATCGAGGGCCATCCTGACAAGGCTGATATGATACGGAGAACTATCGAGGAACTCGAGTCGATCGGCTACACCATCGATGATGTCATCTACGTTGACGACAGGGCAATTCACGTCGACAGAATTAAGATGGAGCTTCCAGAAGTGGACTTCATCCACATGTGGGTCGATGTAAAGTCTTTTGAGGAACTCAGACAACTACTTGAAAAGCTGGATTGA
- a CDS encoding dCTP deaminase domain-containing protein, producing MIGSEVDFEKCRINLIRSIHHEWKCYFAKNEGNILPECWDDDVYRGVKDLINDLVKNPLQSEFPPDSIPSNIPSPIFLSNFEVDNLGMGNYDLSLGPEVYVTSMSQPKWFSSVSETASIPPGAFALLLTNEYILLPPDVYGLISLRFSHKVKGLTNVSGFHIDPGYCGRILFGVYNAGSGDVYLEYRKPTFVITFMDLGNSTSKLMGIYTKKSYDYIPVEYIEKLRGDPVSLRELDKRVKILETITYVILASFVLAVLMFALQQWK from the coding sequence ATGATAGGTTCCGAAGTGGACTTTGAAAAGTGCAGGATTAATCTCATTCGTTCAATACATCACGAGTGGAAATGTTATTTTGCTAAGAATGAAGGGAATATATTGCCTGAGTGTTGGGATGATGACGTCTACAGAGGTGTTAAAGACCTGATTAATGATCTTGTAAAAAATCCATTACAATCAGAATTTCCGCCTGACAGTATCCCCTCTAATATTCCATCTCCGATTTTTCTCAGCAATTTTGAGGTGGATAACTTAGGTATGGGAAATTATGACCTCTCACTGGGTCCAGAGGTTTATGTAACATCAATGTCTCAACCTAAGTGGTTTTCTAGTGTGTCTGAAACAGCATCAATCCCTCCTGGAGCTTTTGCATTATTATTAACTAACGAATACATTCTTCTTCCTCCTGATGTCTATGGATTGATATCTCTAAGATTCTCTCATAAAGTGAAAGGGTTAACAAATGTTTCTGGATTTCATATCGACCCAGGATATTGTGGGAGAATTTTATTTGGAGTATACAACGCAGGATCTGGGGATGTCTATCTTGAGTATCGGAAGCCAACCTTTGTAATTACTTTTATGGATCTTGGAAATTCGACATCCAAACTGATGGGTATTTATACTAAAAAATCTTATGATTATATACCAGTGGAATACATAGAAAAATTACGTGGTGATCCTGTCTCTTTAAGGGAATTAGACAAGAGGGTTAAGATCTTGGAGACTATTACTTATGTAATTCTAGCAAGTTTTGTGTTGGCAGTGTTAATGTTTGCTCTGCAGCAGTGGAAGTGA
- a CDS encoding PhoI — translation MEVELERMQVFFPASLEIQEELLKAGFKVPYDKETGRKTPVPVVVSSRGERRLRGNRLLKAGDFESDGKFALVPSERAILGVEPTERGFLILRPKPLEYHLEEMGFVSVPPRIWGTWASFSIPFSFYEQLNDFLDEFKSGETNGLYLASRGSGRRIEVYAYKGRNRKDLGIPVFGYGLGLHGLTLADEYLREKAEENDVPEERLRYLKLGLRKRKETKAGLKVGIVWEDGKPSEITLKLSTTEPRIRIQGLYGELMGKSRGELTRTDDWYIVVHAEDFANALSRVMSAFG, via the coding sequence ATGGAGGTTGAGTTGGAGAGAATGCAGGTTTTCTTTCCGGCCTCACTTGAGATACAGGAGGAGCTGCTGAAGGCGGGTTTTAAGGTGCCGTACGACAAGGAAACCGGAAGGAAAACGCCAGTGCCTGTGGTCGTCAGTTCAAGGGGCGAGAGGCGACTGAGGGGGAACAGACTGCTGAAGGCGGGGGACTTCGAGAGCGATGGCAAATTCGCGCTGGTGCCTTCCGAGAGGGCCATACTGGGGGTGGAGCCAACGGAGAGGGGTTTTCTTATACTTCGTCCGAAGCCCCTCGAATACCACCTGGAGGAGATGGGCTTCGTCTCCGTTCCCCCAAGGATATGGGGAACGTGGGCGAGCTTCTCGATCCCCTTCTCGTTCTACGAGCAACTCAATGATTTCCTCGACGAATTCAAGAGCGGCGAAACCAACGGCCTCTATCTGGCGTCGCGGGGTTCAGGAAGGAGGATAGAGGTCTATGCATATAAGGGACGAAACCGGAAAGACCTGGGAATCCCGGTCTTCGGCTACGGCCTGGGACTGCACGGGCTAACCTTAGCCGACGAGTACCTACGCGAGAAGGCTGAGGAGAACGATGTACCTGAGGAGAGGCTCCGCTACCTAAAGCTTGGCCTCAGGAAGAGGAAGGAGACGAAGGCGGGGCTGAAAGTTGGTATCGTATGGGAGGACGGGAAGCCGAGCGAGATAACCCTCAAACTCTCGACGACTGAGCCGAGGATTAGAATTCAGGGCCTCTACGGCGAGCTGATGGGGAAGTCGAGGGGTGAGCTGACGAGGACGGATGACTGGTACATCGTCGTCCACGCGGAGGACTTTGCCAACGCACTAAGCAGGGTGATGAGCGCCTTTGGATAA
- a CDS encoding diacylglycerol/polyprenol kinase family protein, with the protein MVPEWLPWVGIAASFILIAIYGTRRLGPELAWVNRKIIHFSIVPAVLMFYYGLIPAWVFSMAAFAFGVFQVWPHVKRREFSWYQIEHNYGEVFFAFSASIIPLIFPPEYTTALLLAMAISDGVTGIIRHYYFRRHGFNVKLRKHWTGSLGYFLTALPIALWLLDGGIIGKVLWAAVLMLTEYQRWLDDNLAVPLVGSLLYFLY; encoded by the coding sequence ATGGTTCCGGAGTGGCTCCCATGGGTGGGCATCGCCGCCTCCTTCATCCTGATCGCGATATACGGCACGAGAAGGCTCGGCCCCGAGCTGGCGTGGGTGAACAGGAAGATAATCCACTTCAGCATCGTCCCGGCCGTTCTGATGTTCTACTACGGCCTGATTCCCGCGTGGGTTTTCAGTATGGCTGCCTTTGCCTTCGGGGTGTTTCAGGTATGGCCCCACGTGAAGCGGAGGGAGTTTTCGTGGTACCAGATAGAGCACAACTACGGGGAAGTCTTCTTCGCGTTCTCGGCATCGATCATTCCGCTGATATTTCCGCCGGAGTACACCACTGCGCTTCTGCTGGCGATGGCCATCAGCGATGGGGTAACCGGGATAATAAGGCACTACTACTTTAGGAGGCATGGCTTCAACGTGAAACTCAGGAAGCACTGGACGGGAAGCCTAGGCTACTTTCTAACAGCTTTGCCGATAGCCCTCTGGCTCCTCGATGGAGGAATAATAGGAAAGGTCCTCTGGGCGGCCGTTCTCATGCTCACCGAGTACCAGAGATGGCTCGATGACAACCTTGCAGTTCCCCTCGTCGGATCGCTCTTGTACTTCCTTTACTGA
- a CDS encoding DUF366 family protein — translation MELLIVRDRRIDYDGSAIQSHWAYRNFGLLGNSLVIFRGKCDVKVEEMIDIEDLRQSKEIKSDDMVHYIIEVFDLVNTLFASTLQKLFIAKLCEVLGEYGVKTERKGDDIYVNGKKLSISIATVSPVSVKIHIGINVEARGIPEGVDAIGLKELGISDIDGFMEKTGEALVAEFNKVKKDSLKVRWAQ, via the coding sequence GTGGAACTGCTCATCGTTAGGGACAGACGGATAGACTACGATGGCTCTGCAATCCAGAGCCACTGGGCCTACAGGAACTTTGGACTCCTCGGAAACTCGCTCGTTATCTTTCGAGGGAAGTGCGACGTTAAAGTAGAGGAGATGATCGACATCGAAGACCTCCGCCAGAGCAAGGAGATCAAGAGCGACGACATGGTGCACTACATCATAGAGGTCTTTGACCTCGTGAACACCCTCTTCGCCTCGACCCTCCAGAAGCTCTTCATAGCCAAACTCTGCGAAGTTCTAGGAGAGTATGGAGTAAAGACGGAGAGAAAGGGCGACGACATCTACGTGAACGGAAAGAAGCTCAGCATCTCGATAGCCACGGTCTCCCCCGTCAGCGTGAAGATACACATAGGCATAAACGTTGAAGCCAGGGGGATTCCGGAGGGCGTTGATGCCATCGGTCTAAAGGAGCTTGGCATCTCAGATATCGATGGTTTCATGGAGAAGACAGGAGAAGCACTCGTCGCCGAGTTCAACAAGGTAAAGAAGGACAGTCTCAAGGTTAGGTGGGCTCAGTAA